Proteins co-encoded in one Neodiprion lecontei isolate iyNeoLeco1 chromosome 3, iyNeoLeco1.1, whole genome shotgun sequence genomic window:
- the LOC107217547 gene encoding sushi, von Willebrand factor type A, EGF and pentraxin domain-containing protein 1-like isoform X3 → MFSFRLRNLFTLFTVFGLFCRNYSFEVHQSNELHDFNGTHAANQDRDAWSANSSAADFLNSGLRKKPFQQQSFPHISKLKVEVLSKMLKIHVDQLRDKTDQVELVFLVDASASVGLENFRSELNFVRKLLADFTVAREATRVAIVTFAGKTNVIRHVDQISSVEDGNHKCNLLNHQIGSIEYTGGGTYTRGALLEALDILQHSRSGARTAVFLVTDGFSNGGDPRPAATLLKNAGVIVFTFGIRTGNIGELHDIASEPGYAHSYLLDSFPEFEALARRALHHDLQSGEYIKINFLQDCDLLCSKNSTEIGDTQCCDVNASCACGTATGHYACLCHPGYFGSGFYGSCQLCPNGTFGPGNIPGDSNAACIPCPDLNHVTIKSPAISSADCVCAAGFTTNGNKCEAITCPKLKVPENGYLVKASACNNVVNAACGVRCKIGFHLTGDSIRLCLNSGAWSGTQPQCLLKTCPALQAPPHGKIRCEHEDDHQVINAGLSAYPIDTHCEYKCDIGYQLRGSRARNCLPLSRWDGLRVSCRPIKCHPLRSVPNGEIIPPQCTGYNKLPFATKCTIRCKEGFTRTGPENKVCTGLTGSWLHRHNVTQCIDSTPPNITCPSNITVETLSGKNYSMVNWTKPLAIDNAKAAPMVWTEPAVEAPWKFGIGTHVVTYIAQDASKNRAECKFSATVIDKEPPTVENCVDPPIFLLENKSMAINITWDEPVFYDNSGHPLEISKSHTPGTEIFNLGTTQIVYNATDKANNTRTCTFNITVEDACENVPSPTNGHSDCSVLQEGIRCVVVCAEGYGFVLPETASYIDDENVTLTCNNGNHSWNNEVFPDCSVTQVPYAISQDLTVVLDTNTSNCNDPTALNSLSQNIKAGLESQLKQVCDDEVQCNISQSAFDCNGGMDEDSNASNTILNTSTRKLRRSVKRFPHSDKIAVRRGSNSSKNHTKSEVKWDKIELKYKIIGKMIDDTGNNSNQEIIQLKKKIEAMMKGGYLSLLDNKTSLQEISKQVLRLYVIFEEPKELCSTGSVLKKHRCVKCPSGTFHNTTKNRCQSCPLGEYQEDVGSSTCKKCPEHTSTRKKHSKRTSDCLNFCRPGYYSRRKRHHKSTLAFEPCVTCAKGFYQPDYAQLKCIPCPANTTTYNRGSYSIDECLVIDHADKDPCHKNPCHNGGKCVPVGSDFKCECIGDFIGSKCEIRPNPCDSLPCLNEGQCIALDGIKNSVEHKCLCKSGFTGINCETYIDECSTNPCRNGGSCISTEVDYKCICKNGFEGDNCEVVIDHCKTSICESGSKCHIINGTWQCICKPGFLGRRCSRLPCDWLPCHQNAVCVNIEELNATKKSYRCECPEGYTGIDCTTHVNHCKDLLCMNNGTCMNNFSNFSCECRKEFNGSKCENELSSRYTMYFPKSGTTDYVMLSGPNKNLSQFTVCLWLQSLDTVNYGTVLSYATRLHDNALTLTDYNGFVIYINGNRVVTDITANDGYWHFVCVTWENVFGFWQVFVDGIVRENGTQLASETLIEGNGTLVIGQEQDRMGGGFSESESLLGKLSSLDIWDEVLNGDVIKKLSQQCETYHGSLYSWAQLQQYVRGNIEIQNSSFCHACSLPKAPFKGQIEVNYDASEIVYTCEKGYLVKFGKKESAVLTRRCLKQGQWEGYSTPTCTKVKCGFPGYFPRGQVHGRSYSYGDQIHYSCKKRSTLRGNPNRICTAHGKWSGVQPLCISKTCKNLLAPDNGDIEYLIEDHERNDTSILQVGQQLAFICNPGFRVLGNMYLTCMENGEWDNAVPKCIAFGCPPPELMENAFIASNISTGVEILPAESFLNSQRDNLSEDSASLVSGYFYGDIVGFSCRQGFKFFGNHNMIAEFRIQCTNNGSWNGLVPSCVPLRCLRPEPIKNGKYYLLTSNNSMAENSDSQSNMTKNNTMPEDFQIESNASFILGARISITCNKGYKLIGASIRQCTNNETWSPDASNCEPRECNVENHPIINVLSTNREEITFDGEIEMNIKNQSIVDIFRANKYIRGTLQNFIFKNTGNVFGDTISLTCVNYTKIHFDGIGINRILRNVTWKCNENGVWEIMYKEMSNEDFQRMVDEKKETLCRETVCGLPKTPRNGYIVDDITNSSVIKVGDSVMFKCRNGHMLAGGESAKCLSDGTWSPIPNCESVTCGKPPIPRNTVLNDSSAEISGYVSGNMVSYRCVSGYKMYGRGNARCLASGKWSRMSGRCSRITCGKPAIPPGVEILGPSYLYEAQLTYICPDQIIKGKITCKSDGKWSELPDCTALNIQTQARK, encoded by the exons ATGTTTTCATTCAGGCTCAGAAATTTGTTCACATTGTTTACTGTTTTCGGCCTATTTTGTCGTAATTATTCATTCGAAGTTCATCAATCGAATGAATTACACGATTTCAATGGCACCCATGCAGCCAATCAGGATCGAGACGCCTGGTCTGCAAACTCTTCGGCTGCAGACTTCCTCAACAGCGGACTTAGGAAAAAACCATTTCAACAACAAAGTTTCCCTCATATTTCTAAACTGAAAGTCGAGGTTCTGTCGAAAATGCTCAAAATCCACGTAGATCAATTACGGGATAAAACCGACCAG GTGGAACTGGTTTTTCTTGTTGATGCGTCAGCGTCGGTtggtttggaaaattttcgcagTGAGTTGAATTTCGTTCGTAAGTTGCTAGCGGATTTTACCGTAGCCAGAGAAGCCACGCGGGTCGCCATTGTGACCTTTGCTGGAAAAACCAACGTAATACGACATGTGGATCAAATATCCAGCGTCGAAGATGGTAATCATAAGTGCAATTTGCTCAATCATCAAATCGGAAGCATCGAATACACAGGCGGTGGAACTTACACCCGAGGTGCTCTCCTCGAAGCCCTT GATATTTTACAACACAGTCGCTCCGGAGCCCGTACAGCTGTTTTCCTGGTAACGGATGGATTCAGCAATGGAGGAGACCCTAGGCCAGCTGCCACTCTATTGAAAAACGCTGGTGTCATTGTTTTCACCTTTGGAATTCGAACAGGAAATATTGGAGAGTTACATGACATAGCGAGTGAACCTGGCTACGCTCACAGCTACCTCTTGGACAGTTTTCCTGAGTTCGAAGCACTGGCTCGTAGAGCATTGCATCACG ACTTGCAGTCGGGCGAGTATATTAAGATTAATTTTCTGCAAGACTGTGATTTACTATGCTCCAAAAATTCGACCGAAATTGGTGACACGCAGTGTTGTGACGTGAATGCATCTTGTGCTTGTGGAACAGCCACTGGTCACTACGCCTGCTTATGCCACCCGGGTTATTTTGGATCTGGATTTTATGGTTCCTGTCAAC TTTGTCCGAATGGAACATTCGGTCCTGGGAATATCCCAGGAGATTCCAATGCAGCCTGTATTCCTTGCCCAGACTTGAATCACGTTACTATCAAGAGCCCTGCGATTAGTTCAGCTGATTGTGTTTGTGCAGCCGGGTTTACTACCAATGGAAATAAATGTGAAG CCATAACTTGCCCCAAACTAAAAGTGCCAGAAAATGGGTATTTAGTGAAAGCAAGTGCCTGTAACAATGTTGTTAATGCTGCGTGCGGAGTTCGTTGTAAAATTGGTTTTCATCTAACCGGCGACAGCATTCGACTTTGTCTTAACAGTGGTGCGTGGTCTGGTACTCAACCACAGTGTCTTT TAAAAACATGCCCGGCACTACAAGCACCGCCGCATGGAAAAATACGGTGTGAGCACGAGGATGATCATCAGGTGATAAATGCTGGCCTCTCTGCATATCCAATAGACACTCATTGTGAATACAAATGTGATATCGGCTATCAGCTGCGTGGAAGCAGAGCCAGAAATTGTTTGCCTCTGTCAAGATGGGATGGCCTTAGGGTATCTTGCCGAC CAATCAAATGTCACCCCCTGAGATCTGTGCCAAATGGTGAAATAATTCCGCCACAGTGCACAGGGTACAATAAACTGCCTTTTGCCACAAAATGTACCATTCGATGCAAAGAAGGCTTCACTCGCACGGGTCCAGAGAACAAAGTCTGTACTGGACTCACTGGCTCCTGGTTGCATCGTCACAATGTGACCCAATGTATAG ATAGCACTCCCCCAAATATAACTTGTCCTTCGAACATCACCGTTGAGACTTTGTCAGGCAAAAACTATTCCATGGTCAACTGGACGAAGCCATTAGCAATTGATAATGCCAAGGCTGCCCCCATGGTTTGGACCGAGCCAGCTGTTGAAGCACCATGGAAATTTGGAATCGGAACTCATGTGGTTACGTACATAGCGCAAGATGCCAGTAAAAATAGGGCAGAATGCAAATTCAGTGCTACTGTTATAG ACAAGGAACCACCCACTGTTGAAAACTGCGTTGATCCTCCTATTTTTCTACTTGAGAACAAGTCGATGGCAATAAATATTACTTGGGACGAGCCTGTATTTTATGACAACTCTGGACATCCTCTGGAGATTAGTAAAAGTCACACACCTGGAACAGAGATTTTCAATCTCGGGACAACTCAAATCGTGTACAATGCAACAGACAAGGCTAATAATACGAGAACTTGCACATTTAATATCACTGTAGAAG ATGCATGTGAAAACGTTCCATCTCCAACAAATGGGCACAGCGATTGCTCCGTTCTGCAGGAAGGGATTCGGTGCGTTGTGGTATGCGCTGAAGGCTACGGTTTTGTATTACCTGAAACAGCTTCATACATAGATGATGAGAATGTAACTTTGACTTGTAACAATGGCAATCATTCATGGAATAACGAGGTGTTTCCTGATTGTTCTG TGACGCAAGTACCCTATGCCATATCTCAAGATCTGACTGTCGTATTGGATACAAATACTTCTAACTGCAATGATCCGACAGCTCTGAATTCA CTAAGTCAGAACATCAAAGCTGGCTTGGAATCACAATTGAAACAGGTGTGTGACGATGAAGTACAATGTAACATTTCTCAATCTGCGTTCGATTGCAATGGTGGAATGGATGAAGACAGCAATGCTTCGAATACCATTCTAAATACGTCGACTCGTAAACTAAGAAGAAGTGTTAAACGTTTTCCTCACAGTGACAAAATTGCTGTTAGGAGAGGTTCAAATTCTTCGAAAAACCATACAAAATCTGAAGTTAAATGggacaaaattgaattgaagtataaaattattg GAAAAATGATTGATGATACTGGAAACAATTCAAACCAAGAAATTATtcagttgaaaaagaaaatagaagcAATGATGAAAGGTGGTTATTTAAGTCTTCTCGACAATAAAACAAGCCTACAGGAAATCAGCAAACAAGTTCTACGTCTTTATGTAATATTCGAAGAACCTAAAGAACTCTGCTCCACTGGTAGCGTCCTGAAGAAGCACCGTTGTG TAAAATGTCCAAGTGGTACATTCCATAATACAACGAAGAATCGTTGTCAGTCCTGTCCGTTGGGAGAATATCAAGAGGACGTTGGATCTAGCACCTGTAAGAAATGTCCGGAACACACTTCAACAAGAAAAAAGCATTCCAAACGCACGTCGGACTGTTTAA ATTTTTGTCGTCCTGGTTATTATTCTCGACGGAAAAGGCACCACAAATCGACCCTTGCCTTCGAGCCATGTGTCACTTGTGCAAAAGGCTTTTATCAACCTGATTATGCTCAGTTGAAATGCATACCTTGCCCAGCAAATACAACAACGTACAATCGTGGATCTTATAGCATTGACGAATGTCTTGTCATTGATCATGCTGACAAGGATCCTTGTCATAAAAACCCTTGTCATAATGGAGGAAAATGTGTGCCAGTCGGTAGTGACTTCAAGTGTGAATGTATTGGAGATTTTATTG GTTCCAAATGCGAGATTCGTCCAAATCCATGCGATTCTTTGCCTTGCTTGAACGAAGGGCAATGTATTGCTTTAGATGGCATTAAAAATTCAGTAGAACATAAATGCCTGTGCAAGAGCGGCTTTACAGGAATCAATTGTGAG ACTTATATCGACGAGTGCTCCACAAATCCATGCCGGAATGGAGGATCGTGTATTAGTACAGAGGTGGATTACAAGTGTATTTGCAAAAATGGATTCGAAG GTGATAATTGCGAAGTAGTGATTGACCATTGCAAAACATCGATCTGTGAATCTGGATCAAAATGTCATATCATTAATGGAACGTGGCAATGCATCTGCAAACCGGGCTTCTTAGGACGTCGTTGTAGCCGGCTTCCTTGTGATTGGTTACCCTGCCACCAAAACGCTGTCTGCGTTAATATCGAGGAATTAAATGCAACCAAAAAAAGTTACAG GTGCGAATGTCCAGAGGGTTATACAGGAATCGATTGCACTACACATGTGAATCACTGTAAAGATTTGCTTTGTATGAACAACGGAACATGCATGAACAATTTCTCGAATTTTAGTTGCGAATGTCGAAAAGAATTTAATGGATCCAAGTGTGAAAATG AATTATCATCACGGTATACGATGTACTTTCCCAAGTCTGGGACCACAGATTACGTGATGCTGAGCGGACCAAACAAAAATCTATCGCAA TTTACTGTTTGTTTGTGGCTTCAATCGTTAGATACGGTCAACTATGGTACGGTCCTTTCCTACGCTACGCGACTTCACGACAATGCTCTTACACTGACAGATTACAATGG GTTCGTTATTTACATCAATGGGAACAGAGTTGTCACTGACATTACTGCCAATGACGGCTACTGGCATTTTGTGTGTGTTACTTGGGAAAATGTCTTTGGATTTTGGCAGGTGTTTGTGGATGGTATAGTTAGAGAAAATGGTACTCAATTGGCAAGTGAAACGCTAATTGAAG GAAATGGCACTCTGGTCATTGGACAAGAACAAGATCGTATGGGTGGTGGCTTTTCCGAATCGGAATCATTGCTGGGAAAGCTGAGCTCGTTAGATATATGGGACGAAGTTTTGAATGGCGATGTCATAAAAAAGTTAAGTCAGCAATGCGAAACTTATCACGGTTCGTTGTACAGTTGGGCTCAGCTTCAACAATATGTTCGTGGTAACATTGAG ATTCAGAATAGCAGCTTCTGTCACGCTTGCTCATTACCTAAAGCTCCATTCAAAGGACAAATAGAAGTAAATTACGATGCTTCGGAGATAGTCTATACGTGTGAAAAAGGGTACCTAGTcaaatttggtaaaaaagaaagtgCAGTGCTCACCAGGAGGTGTTTAAAACAAGGACAATGGGAAGGTTACTCTACTCCAACATGCACAA AAGTGAAATGTGGTTTTCCTGGATATTTTCCGAGAGGTCAGGTACATGGGAGATCTTACAGTTACGGTGACCAAATTCATTACTCGTGTAAAAAACGTTCGACATTAAGAGGAAATCCAAATCGAATTTGTACGGCTCATGGAAAATGGAGCGGTGTGCAGCCTTTATGCATCA GTAAAACATGCAAAAATTTACTCGCCCCAGACAACGGTGACATCGAATACCTGATCGAAGATCATGAGCGAAATGACACATCCATATTGCAG GTTGGACAACAATTGGCATTTATATGTAATCCTGGCTTTCGCGTGCTTGGAAATATGTATTTAACTTGTATGGAAAACGGAGAGTGGGACAACGCTGTACCTAAATGCATCGCGTTTGGCTGCCCTCCACCGGAATT gATGGAAAATGCGTTCATAGCATCTAATATTTCGACTGGTGTAGAAATTTTACCAGCAGAAAGTTTTCTAAACTCTCAACGTGACAACTTATCGGAGGACAGTGCATCCTTGGTATCTGGCTATTTTTATGGTGATATTGTTGGCTTTTCATGTCGCCagggtttcaaattttttggcaATCACAATATGATTGCAGAATTTCGAATTCAATGCACTAATAATGGATCGTGGAATGGTTTGGTCCCTAGTTGTGTTCCGCTGCGTTGTCTAAGACCAGAGCCgattaaaaatggaaaatattacCTTTTGACCAGCAATAATAGTATGGCAGAAAATTCAG ATTCCCAAAGTAATATGACAAAGAATAATACCATGCCTGAAGATTTTCAAATCGAGTCCAACGCTTCTTTCATACTTGGAGCACGGATTTCAATAACATGCAACAAAGGATACAAACTAATCGGTGCTTCGATTAGGCAATGTACAAATAACGAAACGTGGTCTCCTGATGCATCGAATTGTGAACCTCGGGAATGCAACGTAGAAAATCATCCAATAATCAATGTGCTAAGTACAAATAGGGAAGAAATAACATTTGATGGTGAAATAGAGATGAATATTAAAAACCAAAGTATTGTGGACATTTTTCGGGCAAACAAATACATTCGAGGGACTCTGCAGAACTTCATATTCAAGAATACAGGAAATGTTTTTGGTGACACGATAAGTTTGACGTGTGTAAATTACACCAAGATTCATTTTGATGGTATTGGAATAAACAGGATTTTGAGAAATGTTACATGGAAATGCAATGAAAACGGTGTGTGggaaattatgtataaagaGATGAGCAACGAGGATTTTCAACGGATGGTGGatgagaaaaaggaaacacTCTGTCGAGAAACTGTTTGTGGTTTACCAAAG ACACCAAGAAACGGATATATAGTTGACGATATTACTAATAGCAGTGTGATAAAGGTGGGTGATTCTGTTATGTTCAAATGTCGCAACGGGCACATGCTTGCAGGTGGTGAAAGCGCAAAATGTCTTTCGGATGGCACATGGTCGCCAATACCTAATTGCGAAT cagtaACATGTGGAAAACCACCAATCCCTCGTAATACAGTTCTTAACGATAGCAGTGCTGAAATTAGCGGCTATGTTTCTGGTAATATGGTTTCGTACCGGTGCGTTTCTGGCTATAAAATGTATGGTCGTGGAAATGCGCGATGTTTGGCAAGCGGAAAATGGTCCAGGATGAGCGGGAGGTGTTCTA GAATAACTTGTGGAAAGCCTGCCATACCTCCTGGTGTTGAAATTTTGGGTCCATCTTACCTGTATGAAGCTCAACTCACTTACATTTGCCCTGATCAAATAATAAAAGGCAAGATAACGTGCAAAAGCGATGGTAAATGGAGTGAACTACCCGATTGTACAGCACTGAATATTCAGACACAGGCCAGAAAGTAA